In Osmerus eperlanus chromosome 17, fOsmEpe2.1, whole genome shotgun sequence, a single genomic region encodes these proteins:
- the hcls1 gene encoding src substrate protein p85-like → MWKSVVGHNVNVKVASEGDDWETDPDFENDVSEQEQRWGSKTVEGSGHKEHISVAELRQKVSQEYEHVKKKEQALAPQASYGYGGTFGVEKDRMDKGAVGHSYVAKVEQHSSQTDAARGFGGKFGVQKDRVDKSAMGFEYKGEVDQHTSQKDYAKGFGGKYGVEKDKVDKAAMGYDYKGETEKHQSQKDYSKGFGGKFGVEKENVDKAALGYDYKGQTEKHESQKDYSKGFGGRFGVQEDRMDKNAANFTDMESPTSAYEKTQPLEASSARAGNLKARFENMAKASDEENRKQAEEEKARRQAREKREQEEARQRQQERNSREVEEVEEVEEVEEQPPPPLPETRRGPPQLPRALPEVPRDEYEPESQVEEEPPCLPPRSADVLPEEAPEVLTPVFPEPQLEEDDGDYEDIAEPNAAAVENDYEDLTDGLTAVAIYDYQGEADDEISFNPDDMITNIEMVDEGWWRGQCHGRFGLFPATFVQLQQ, encoded by the exons ATGTGGAAATCGGTGGTGGGACACAATGTTAATGTGAAGGTGGCTTCAGAAGGGGATGACTGGGAGACCGACCCTGATTTTGAG AATGACGTGTCAGAGCAAGAACAGAGATGGGGATCCAAGACTGTGGAGGGGTCTGGCCATAAAGAGCACATCAG tgttGCAGAGTTGAGGCAGAAGGTGTCTCAGGAGTACGAGCATGTGAAGAAGAAGGAGCAGGCGCTGGCACCACAGGCCTCCTACGGCTATGGAGGCACGTTTGGAGTGGAGAAGGACCGTATGGACAAG GGGGCTGTGGGGCATAGCTATGTGGCTAAGGTTGAGCAGCACTCATCACAAACAGATGCTGCGAGGGGCTTCGGGGGGAAGTTTGGAGTTCAGAAAGACCGTGTGGACAAG TCTGCCATGGGCTTTGAGTACAAGGGAGAGGTGGATCAACATACTTCTCAGAAAG ATTACGCCAAAGGATTTGGAGGGAAGTATGGAGTGGAGAAGGATAAGGTTGACAAAGCTGCCATGGGTTATGACTATAAAGGAGAGACCGAAAAGCACCAGTCCCAAAAAG ACTACTCAAAGGGATTTGGGGGTAAGTTTGGTGTGGAGAAGGAGAACGTGGACAAGGCCGCTTTGGGTTATGACTACAagggacagacagaaaaacacgAGTCGCAGAAAG ACTATTCTAAGGGCTTTGGGGGACGGTTTGGAGTCCAGGAAGACCGCATGGATAAG AATGCAGCAAACTTCACAGATATGGAGTCTCCTACATCAGCCTATGAGAAGACACAGCCATTGGAGGCCT CAAGTGCACGTGCTGGTAACCTAAAGGCACGGTTTGAAAACATGGCCAAGGCATCAGATGAAGAGAACAGAAAgcaagcagaggaggagaaagccaggagacaggccagggagaaaagagagcaggaggaggcccGACAAAGACAACAG GAACGGAACAGCAgggaggtggaagaggtggaggaggtggaagaggtggaggagcagccGCCCCCACCGTTACCAGAGACCAGGAGGGgcccaccacagctgccccggGCACTGCCTGAGGTACCCAGAGACGAGTACGAGCCAGAG TCTCAGGTGGAAGAGGAGCCTCCGTGCCTGCCCCCTCGCTCAGCTGACGTGCTGCCGGAGGAGGCCCCAGAGGTCCTAACACCCGTCTTCCCAGAGCCACAGTTGGAGGAAGATGATGGAGACTATGAGGACATCGCTGAACCAAATGCAGCTG CTGTGGAAAACGACTATGAGGATCTTACAGATGGCTTGACTGCAGTGGCAATTTATGACTACCAAGGAG AGGCTGATGATGAGATATCTTTCAATCCGGATGACATGATCACCAACATAGAGATGGTGgatgaggggtggtggaggggacagTGTCATGGACGCTTCGGCCTCTTCCCAGCCACCTTTGTGCAGCTGCAGCAGTGA